A single region of the Neodiprion pinetum isolate iyNeoPine1 chromosome 5, iyNeoPine1.2, whole genome shotgun sequence genome encodes:
- the iPLA2-VIA gene encoding 85/88 kDa calcium-independent phospholipase A2 isoform X2 — METAQYTVERMESFYMVRTTGIKKSLKLFCTDLAPRRYIRPIGFLLRSDTLEPAENIFTVYKDKVPILVQISRELCNANGIRRLCDVLTDHPTWTLAHLAAHLLLYDALHHTAVNSHLNSSDPATGMSPLQVAVQTNNLRMVQMLVAAQSSLEHLDHNANTVYHYAASSTKDIILALGAGLPNSLNSRNGNGHTPMHVACLSDKPECVKALLLIGADVNIPASEGQPTSPGYVGDFLHDKPNALHSQDMKFGGTPLHWSCSREVIDALIETNCDIDALNFDGRTALHIMVMRKRLNCTVALLSHMASVNIVDNEGNTPLHLAVTQATPSIVQALLGFGADIDATNYKRETPRHLTPIEANADGSKVLYILHAVGAQRCPPDMEGCHIGCKHLENFDGEAPPEPPTSVPRTILDQMLYVAGMEELASQRKRKVEGGRLLCLDGGGIRGLVLVQTLLEIESVINKPVIHCFDWIAGTSTGGILALGLATGKTLKECQALYFRMKENAFVGPRPYSSEGLENILKSALGTHTLMSDIQHPKLMITGVLADRKPVDLHLFRNYDSPSVVLGVPPSGKFKETFPPDRQLVWRAARATGAAPSYFRAFGRFLDGGLIANNPTLDAMTEIHEYNLALRAMGREDEVKPISLVVSLGTGLIPVSQLREIDVFRPESLWDTAKLAMGMSALGTLLVDQATASDGRVVDRARTWCSMIGVPYYRFSPQMSDEIPMDERSDEKLVNMIWEAKAFMHANRDQVKELASVLGCH, encoded by the exons ATGGAAACCGCACAATATACTGTCGAGAGGATGGAATCGTTTTATATGGTCCGGACAACCGGAATaaagaaaagtttgaaattgttcTGCACAGACCTTGCACCGAGACGCTACATCAGGCCTATAGGTTT tctTCTGCGGTCGGATACTTTGGAACCAGCAGAAAATATCTTCACTGTCTATAAAGACAAAGTTCCCATTCTTGTACAAATTTCTAGAGAG CTGTGCAACGCAAATGGGATTCGTCGGCTATGCGACGTACTTACGGATCACCCAACATGGACCCTCGCTCATCTGGCAGCCCATCTTTTGCTGTATGACGCACTGCACCATACAGCAGTGAACAGCCACCTGAACAGCAGCGACCCAGCAACAGGAATGTCGCCACTTCAAGTAGCGGTTCAAACGAACAACTTGAGGATGGTTCAAATGTTGGTAGCAGCTCAAAGTTCGCTTGAGCATTTGGACCACAATGCCAACACGGTTTATCATTATGCCGCCAGTTCAACCAAGGATATAATCCTTGCACTCGGTGCCGGTTTGCCAAACAGTCTCAACAGTCGAAACGGAAATGGGCACACGCCGATGCATGTTGCTTGCCTCTCTGATAAGCCAGAGTGCGTTAAAGCTTTGTTATTGATTGGAGCAGACGTAAATATTCCCGCAAGCGAAGGACAGCCAACGAGCCCTGGATATGTTGGTGACTTTTTGCATGATAAACCAAATGCTCTGCATTCTCAGGATATGAAATTTGGCGGAACTCCTTTACACTGGTCCTGCAGTCGAGAGGTAATAGACGCCCTGATAGAAACGAACTGTGATATCGATGCTTTGAATTTCGATGGCAGAACCGCACTGCATATCATGGTAATGCGGAAGAGACTGAACTGTACCGTGGCTCTGCTGAGCCACATGGCGTCTGTAAACATCGTCGATAACGAGGGAAACACTCCTTTGCATCTGGCCGTCACTCAGGCGACGCCATCTATAGTTCAGGCTCTACTTGGCTTTGGCGCGGACATTGATGCGACGAATTATAAACGGGAAACCCCGCGGCATCTTACTCCCATTGAAGCCAACGCCGACGGAAGCAAAGTACTCTACATTCTTCACGCTGTTGGAGCACAGCGGTGTCCTCCGGACATGGAAGGATGCCATATAGGATGTAAACACCTTGAAAACTTTGACGGAGAAGCACCGCCTGAGCCCCCAACGTCAGTTCCTAGAACAATCTTAGATCAAATGCTCTATGTTGCTGGGATGGAGGAACTGGCTTCACAGAGGAAAAGAAAGGTGGAAGGTGGACGTTTGCTTTGTCTGGATGGCGGAGGTATAAGGGGCCTGGTTTTGGTACAAACCTTATTAGAAATTGAGTCAGTCATTAACAAGCCAGTGATTCACTGCTTCGATTGGATCGCGGGCACTTCGACGGGCGGAATATTGGCTCTCGGCTTGGCGACTGGTAAGACTTTGAAGGAATGTCAAGCATTGTACTTCCGGATGAAAGAAAACGCGTTCGTGGGTCCAAGGCCCTACTCCAGTGAGGGACTAGAGAACATTCTAAAGTCCGCACTGGGCACTCACACGTTGATGTCTGATATCCAGCACCCTAAATTGATGATAACTGGCGTTTTGGCAGACAGAAAGCCCGTAGATCTGCACTTGTTCCGGAATTACGATTCTCCAAGTGTTGTGCTCGGCGTTCCGCCCAGTGGCAAGTTCAAGGAAACATTTCCACCAGATCGCCAGCTTGTCTGGCGAGCTGCTAGAGCGACGGGAGCGGCACCATCGTACTTCAGAGCTTTTGGACGATTTCTTGATGGAGGATTGATAGCGAACAATCCGACACTAGATGCGATGACGGAAATACACGAGTACAATTTGGCATTGCGAGCCATGGGCAGAGAAGATGAAGTGAAACCTATTTCTTTGGTCGTCTCTCTGGGGACTGGGCTTATCCCGGTATCTCAGTTGAGGGAAATTGATGTCTTTCGACCTGAGAGTCTTTGGGATACGGCTAAACTTGCCATGGGAATGTCTGCATTGGGAACTCTTCTGGTAGATCAAGCTACGGCGAGTGACGGTCGTGTTGTGGATCGCGCGAGAACCTGGTGCTCCATGATTGGCGTTCCGTATTATAGATTTAGTCCTCAAATGTCGGATGAAATTCCGATGGATGAGCGAAGTGATGAGAAGCTGGTCAACATGATCTGGGAAGCAAAGGCATTCATGCATGCCAATCGGGATCAGGTGAAAGAGTTAGCATCTGTTTTAGGTTGCCACTAG
- the LOC124218536 gene encoding platelet-derived growth factor receptor alpha-like: protein MERSDLALILMRLSLFFAILETNPGLYSHYVIEYLLNGTTQWQHATSYSSNEVPSYHVIHGLQEETTYIIKNTISDKYGAVDQFKSATTLERDIEYVPVITVVKVTDSSIAIEWTAPPLELEGYISLYNARIQNKVLVDILRAEKASVLSYVFHKLYWFGAYNIQVEACSIDECRNKYPSTTVTGVTTEFADDVNPAFTPNVFVNESTNDSITIKWNAPEDSYKGPTIHYYHPILSAPYYADNSVFLNETTNFYTFVKLRQDVEFQIQVAACGKYRMNCGDPSVPIKARTPGVPVLLKNTQNDGNMIQVGIWLIASALILIIVMSILAAWKLWKQSIKRKLIKARLDYFNNGNSVTLNPDVAVSDQAELLPYLKKYEFPRSLLTLGDILGSGAFGVVRKGQAKTIRSREVVTTVAVKTVRATASLDCMTALLRELRILCYLGEHLNLVSLLGACTKNLEYGQLFVIVEFCRFGNLHDYLLRHRRRFVNQLDADTGEIRDQNQVGDVIEPNDQSEGSGPRCNENLEVGESSDGSDSSCVGVTADGVVTDTESEEPKLSLRYPGDYTGIDTDPIRTRDLVCWAWQISRGMQYLSAKKILHGDLAARNILLSDNNVVKICDFGLSKSLRDEENFKNNEGGPLPVKWMAIESLRDRVFSTKSDVWSYGVVLWELFSLGNTPYHGIRPHDMCQTLIDGYRMERPEYAPQSLYDLMSSCWKEEPSERPSFESLAWKVAEMIDEHVKSYYLDLGNPYTEMYADAWKRERETVMHGDEPAVCEETRL, encoded by the exons ATGGAACGCAGCGATTTGGCCCTGATCTTGATGCgactttcattatttttcgccATTTTGGAGACCAATCCAG GTTTATACAGTCACTACGTTATCGAGTATTTACTGAATGGTACGACTCAATGGCAACACGCAACATCATATTCGTCGAACGAGGTTCCTAGTTATCACGTTATTCATGGATTACAAGAAGAGACTACCTACATAATAAAAAACACGATTTCTGACAAGTATGGCGCGGTGGATCAATTTAAGTCGGCTACGACGTTAGAACGAG ATATCGAATACGTTCCAGTCATTACGGTTGTCAAGGTAACTGATTCTTCGATAGCGATTGAATGGACTGCGCCTCCACTGGAACTGGAAGGTTATATCAGCCTCTACAATGCTCGGATTCAAAATAAAGTTCTTGTTGACATACTGCGGGCAGAAAAAGCATCGGTGCTGAGTTACGTTTTTCATAAACTATATTGGTTTGGTGCCTATAATATCCAAGTAGAAGCTTGTTCAATTGACGAATGTCGAAATAAGTACCCAAGCACCACTGTGACTGGTGTAACTACGGAGTTTGCAG ATGATGTGAACCCAGCGTTCACCCCAAATGTCTTTGTGAACGAATCGACGAACGATTCAATAACTATCAAGTGGAACGCACCCGAAGATTCGTACAAGGGTCCAACCATTCATTACTACCATCCAATATTGTCTGCTCCGTATTATGCGGATAATTCAGTATTTCTAAATGAAACCACAAACTTTTACACATTTGTGAAACTGAGGCAGGACGTTGAGTTTCAAATTCAGGTGGCAGCCTGTGGGAAGTACAGAATGAATTGTGGTGATCCGAGTGTTCCGATCAAAGCTCGAACGCCAG GTGTTCCAGTGTTGctaaaaaatactcaaaatgACGGGAACATGATTCAAGTTGGAATATGGCTTATTGCCTCGGCACTGATACTAATTATCGTCATGAGCATATTGGCTGCCTGGAAACTTTGGAAACAG AGTATAAAACGGAAATTGATCAAAGCGAGACTCGACTACTTCAATAACGGAAATTCAGTGACTTTGAATCCAGATGTGGCTGTGAGTGATCAGGCTGAGTTACTGCCGTACTTGAAGAAATACGAGTTCCCTCGAAGTCTGCTTACACTGG GTGACATACTGGGAAGCGGGGCATTCGGAGTGGTGAGAAAAGGACAGGCGAAGACCATTCGCAGTCGGGAAGTTGTGACAACAGTCGCTGTAAAGACGGTCCGAGCGACAGCCAGTCTGGACTGCATGACAGCCCTTCTTAGAGAACTCAGGATCCTCTGCTACCTCGGTGAACATTTGAACCTCGTCAGTCTTCTCGGTGCCTGCACGAAAAATCTAGAATACG GCCAGCTGTTCGTTATCGTAGAATTCTGTCGTTTCGGAAATCTACATGACTACTTGTTGCGTCATCGACGTCGCTTTGTAAATCAATTGGATGCCGATACTGGAGAGATCCGTGATCAAAACCAAGTTGGAGATGTGATCGAACCCAACGATCAGAG TGAAGGATCAGGGCCACGGTGCAATGAAAATCTAGAGGTAGGCGAATCCAGTGATGGCAGTGATTCTAGCTGCGTAGGTGTGACAGCAGACGGCGTCGTGACTGACACGGAATCAGAGGAACCAAAGCTGAGTTTGAGATACCCGGGCGATTACACCGGAATCGATACAGATCCGATACGCACGCGAGACTTGGTGTGTTGGGCTTGGCAAATTTCACGTGGCATGCAGTATCTCAGTGCAAAGAAG ATATTGCACGGGGACTTGGCGGCCAGAAACATTCTCCTCTCGGATAATAATGTTGTAAAAATATGCGACTTTGGCCTGTCGAAGTCTCTCCGTGACGAAGAGAACTTTAAGAACAACGAGGGTGGTCCCCTTCCGGTGAAGTGGATGGCTATCGAGTCTCTCAGAGATCGagtattttcaacgaaatcggATGTTTGGTCCTACGGAGTCGTCTTGTGGGAACTCTTCTCACTTGGCAATACTCCGTATCACGGGATAAGGCCGCACGATATGTGCCAAACTCTGATCGACGGTTATCGTATGGAGCGACCGGAGTACGCGCCTCAGAGTTT ATACGATTTAATGTCAAGCTGCTGGAAGGAGGAACCATCGGAACGACCTTCGTTCGAATCTCTCGCCTGGAAAGTTGCTGAGATGATAGACGAGCACGTGAAATCG TATTATCTTGACTTGGGCAATCCTTACACTGAGATGTACGCTGATGCCTGGAAACGTGAGAGGGAGACCGTGATGCACGGCGATGAACCTGCTGTCTGTGAAGAGACTCGGCTTTGA
- the LOC124219816 gene encoding 85/88 kDa calcium-independent phospholipase A2-like, whose translation MDWLGNLTNDSAVLRNILGLDAKPNKVLEVKPEQYENRTVLSRQGKIYLYGPDNQRKEKYEIVLVGSCTKNPDQLYSIFRSNTLEPAEKLFSVFKDKVPVLVQISKDLCSTSGIGKLCDLLTNHPTWTLAHLAAHLSLYDAFVYAAVNSHVNTSDQTSGVSPLQIAIQANNLKMVQLLMAAKSSLDHLDHNANTVYHYAVHASAEIIMALGPSAQNSLNARNSSGHTPLHVACHANKPESVKALLLIGADVNIPPVESKPTTPGYVGDFLREKPDALNSDEMKYGGTPLHWSTSKETINALIEQNCDVDVVNFDGRTALHIMVMKKKLECVVALLTRMASVDIVDKDGNTPLHHAVVHAVPVIVQALIGFGADVNIANHKGETPRHLVQINDNADRKKILYMLHAVGARRCPPEMEGCHIGCNHNENFNGEAPPEVSSAASRAVLDQVLSTASAKKQASEGKRKLNGGRLLCLDGGGIRGLVLVQILLEIESVIKKPIVECFDWIAGTSTGGILALGLAVGKSLKECVAIYFDVKDKAFVGNRPYDSEGLETILKNAVGTETVMAQIKHPKLMITGVLADRMPVDLHLFRNYESPNTLLGVPPSGKFMETLPPERQLVWRAARATGAAPSYFRAFGKFLDGGLIANNPTLDALTEINEYNLALEAVGRTDEVKPISLVVSLGTGLIPVRKLENIDVFIPESLWDTPKVAKGLSALGTLLVDQATASDGRLVDRAKSWCSMIGVPYFRFNPQMSEEISMDEKSDEKIVQMMWDVKAFMYAHQDEVKKLAAILEDQ comes from the exons ATGGACTGGCTGGGAAATTTGACCAACGATTCGGCAGTTCTTCGTAATATCTTAGGGCTGGATGCTAAGCCAAACAAAGTCTTAGAAGTTAAACCTGAGCAATATGAAAATCGTACAGTATTGTCTCGACAAGGGAAGATCTATTTATATGGACCGGACAACCAGCGGAAGGAAAAGTATGAAATAGTTCTGGTTGGAAGTTGCACCAAGAACCCTGACCAGCTTTACAG TATATTTCGCTCAAATACTTTGGAACCTGCAGAGAAGCTCTTCTCAGTCTTCAAAGACAAGGTTCCTGTCCTGGTTCAAATCTCTAAAGAT CTGTGCAGCACGAGTGGGATCGGTAAGCTGTGTGATCTCCTGACAAATCATCCGACATGGACCTTGGCTCACTTAGCGGCACATCTTTCACTTTATGACGCTTTTGTCTATGCAGCCGTAAATAGCCATGTAAACACCAGTGATCAGACATCAGGAGTGTCGCCTCTCCAAATCGCAATACAAGCAAACAACTTAAAGATGGTTCAGTTGCTTATGGCAGCTAAGAGTTCCCTGGACCATTTGGACCACAACGCAAACACTGTCTATCATTACGCGGTGCATGCAAGTGCAGAGATAATTATGGCCCTTGGTCCAAGTGCGCAAAACAGCCTCAATGCCAGAAACAGTAGTGGACACACACCTTTGCACGTTGCCTGCCATGCCAATAAACCAGAGTCTGTTAAGGCTCTGCTTTTAATCGGGGCTGATGTTAATATTCCTCCAGTTGAGAGCAAACCAACAACTCCTGGTTACGTGGGTGATTTCCTACGCGAAAAGCCGGATGCCCTAAATTcggatgaaatgaaatacgGTGGAACTCCGTTACACTGGTCCACCAGTAAAGAAACGATCAACGCCTTGATAGAGCAGAATTGCGACGTCGATGTTGTCAACTTTGATGGAAGAACCGCCCTGCACATTatggtaatgaaaaaaaagctaGAGTGCGTCGTCGCTCTGCTGACACGAATGGCGTCTGTGGATATCGTTGACAAGGATGGAAACACTCCGTTGCATCACGCCGTAGTTCATGCTGTTCCAGTCATAGTTCAAGCACTCATTGGATTTGGCGCGGACGTCAACATAGCAAATCACAAAGGGGAAACACCCAGGCATCTCGTTCAAATAAATGATAACGCTGACAGAAAAAAGATTCTTTACATGTTACATGCTGTTGGAGCACGGCGATGTCCTCCTGAGATGGAAGGATGCCACATAGGCTGCAATCACAATGAAAACTTCAACGGCGAAGCGCCACCTGAGGTTTCCTCAGCAGCTTCTAGAGCAGTCTTAGATCAAGTTCTATCTACTGCGAGTGCAAAAAAGCAGGCTTCGGAGGGCAAGCGTAAACTTAACGGTGGACGTCTGTTGTGCCTTGATGGTGGCGGCATTCGTGGGCTTGTCTTGGTGCAAATCTTGTTAGAAATCGAATCTGTGATCAAAAAACCAATTGTTGAATGTTTCGACTGGATTGCTGGGACTTCAACGGGTGGTATTTTAGCTCTAGGTCTAGCAGTGGGCAAGAGTTTGAAAGAATGCGTAGCGATATACTTTGATGTCAAGGATAAAGCTTTCGTAGGCAACAGACCCTACGACAGTGAAGGCTTGGAGaccattttaaaaaatgcggTCGGTACTGAAACAGTAATGGCTCAAATTAAACACCCAAAATTGATGATAACTGGGGTGTTGGCGGACAGAATGCCAGTGGATCTGCATTTGTTCAGAAATTACGAATCTCCGAACACCCTGCTCGGTGTTCCACCTAGTGGAAAGTTCATGGAAACACTCCCTCCAGAGCGTCAGCTCGTTTGGCGAGCTGCTAGAGCCACGGGAGCAGCTCCTTCATACTTCAGAGCTTTTGGAAAGTTTCTTGACGGAGGATTAATAGCGAATAATCCTACACTGGATGCTCTCACAGAAATAAATGAGTACAATCTGGCACTTGAAGCTGTTGGAAGAACAGACGAAGTGAAACCCATTTCTCTTGTCGTCTCACTGGGCACTGGTCTCATTCCAGTACGAAAGCTTGAGAATATTGACGTCTTCATACCGGAAAGTCTTTGGGACACACCGAAAGTTGCCAAAGGCTTAAGTGCGTTGGGAACTCTGTTGGTCGATCAAGCCACGGCAAGTGATGGTCGCCTTGTCGATCGTGCAAAATCATGGTGCTCGATGATCGGTGTCCCTTATTTCCGATTCAATCCTCAAATGTCCGAGGAAATATCGATGGATGAAAAGAGCGATGAGAAGATTGTTCAAATGATGTGGGACGTCAAGGCATTCATGTACGCTCATCAGGATGAAGTAAAGAAACTGGCTGCTATATTAGAGGATCAGTGA
- the iPLA2-VIA gene encoding 85/88 kDa calcium-independent phospholipase A2 isoform X1, which produces MAWLGAIASGLVLRNILGSETPPNKVLEVKPEQYGNRTIYCREDGIVLYGPDNRNKEKFEIVLHRPCTETLHQAYSLLRSDTLEPAENIFTVYKDKVPILVQISRELCNANGIRRLCDVLTDHPTWTLAHLAAHLLLYDALHHTAVNSHLNSSDPATGMSPLQVAVQTNNLRMVQMLVAAQSSLEHLDHNANTVYHYAASSTKDIILALGAGLPNSLNSRNGNGHTPMHVACLSDKPECVKALLLIGADVNIPASEGQPTSPGYVGDFLHDKPNALHSQDMKFGGTPLHWSCSREVIDALIETNCDIDALNFDGRTALHIMVMRKRLNCTVALLSHMASVNIVDNEGNTPLHLAVTQATPSIVQALLGFGADIDATNYKRETPRHLTPIEANADGSKVLYILHAVGAQRCPPDMEGCHIGCKHLENFDGEAPPEPPTSVPRTILDQMLYVAGMEELASQRKRKVEGGRLLCLDGGGIRGLVLVQTLLEIESVINKPVIHCFDWIAGTSTGGILALGLATGKTLKECQALYFRMKENAFVGPRPYSSEGLENILKSALGTHTLMSDIQHPKLMITGVLADRKPVDLHLFRNYDSPSVVLGVPPSGKFKETFPPDRQLVWRAARATGAAPSYFRAFGRFLDGGLIANNPTLDAMTEIHEYNLALRAMGREDEVKPISLVVSLGTGLIPVSQLREIDVFRPESLWDTAKLAMGMSALGTLLVDQATASDGRVVDRARTWCSMIGVPYYRFSPQMSDEIPMDERSDEKLVNMIWEAKAFMHANRDQVKELASVLGCH; this is translated from the exons ATGGCATGGCTAGGAGCCATAGCCAGCGGCCTAGTCCTTCGCAATATTCTCGGATCAGAAACTCCCCCCAACAAAGTCTTGGAAGTCAAACCTGAGCAGTATGGAAACCGCACAATATACTGTCGAGAGGATGGAATCGTTTTATATGGTCCGGACAACCGGAATaaagaaaagtttgaaattgttcTGCACAGACCTTGCACCGAGACGCTACATCAGGCCTATAG tctTCTGCGGTCGGATACTTTGGAACCAGCAGAAAATATCTTCACTGTCTATAAAGACAAAGTTCCCATTCTTGTACAAATTTCTAGAGAG CTGTGCAACGCAAATGGGATTCGTCGGCTATGCGACGTACTTACGGATCACCCAACATGGACCCTCGCTCATCTGGCAGCCCATCTTTTGCTGTATGACGCACTGCACCATACAGCAGTGAACAGCCACCTGAACAGCAGCGACCCAGCAACAGGAATGTCGCCACTTCAAGTAGCGGTTCAAACGAACAACTTGAGGATGGTTCAAATGTTGGTAGCAGCTCAAAGTTCGCTTGAGCATTTGGACCACAATGCCAACACGGTTTATCATTATGCCGCCAGTTCAACCAAGGATATAATCCTTGCACTCGGTGCCGGTTTGCCAAACAGTCTCAACAGTCGAAACGGAAATGGGCACACGCCGATGCATGTTGCTTGCCTCTCTGATAAGCCAGAGTGCGTTAAAGCTTTGTTATTGATTGGAGCAGACGTAAATATTCCCGCAAGCGAAGGACAGCCAACGAGCCCTGGATATGTTGGTGACTTTTTGCATGATAAACCAAATGCTCTGCATTCTCAGGATATGAAATTTGGCGGAACTCCTTTACACTGGTCCTGCAGTCGAGAGGTAATAGACGCCCTGATAGAAACGAACTGTGATATCGATGCTTTGAATTTCGATGGCAGAACCGCACTGCATATCATGGTAATGCGGAAGAGACTGAACTGTACCGTGGCTCTGCTGAGCCACATGGCGTCTGTAAACATCGTCGATAACGAGGGAAACACTCCTTTGCATCTGGCCGTCACTCAGGCGACGCCATCTATAGTTCAGGCTCTACTTGGCTTTGGCGCGGACATTGATGCGACGAATTATAAACGGGAAACCCCGCGGCATCTTACTCCCATTGAAGCCAACGCCGACGGAAGCAAAGTACTCTACATTCTTCACGCTGTTGGAGCACAGCGGTGTCCTCCGGACATGGAAGGATGCCATATAGGATGTAAACACCTTGAAAACTTTGACGGAGAAGCACCGCCTGAGCCCCCAACGTCAGTTCCTAGAACAATCTTAGATCAAATGCTCTATGTTGCTGGGATGGAGGAACTGGCTTCACAGAGGAAAAGAAAGGTGGAAGGTGGACGTTTGCTTTGTCTGGATGGCGGAGGTATAAGGGGCCTGGTTTTGGTACAAACCTTATTAGAAATTGAGTCAGTCATTAACAAGCCAGTGATTCACTGCTTCGATTGGATCGCGGGCACTTCGACGGGCGGAATATTGGCTCTCGGCTTGGCGACTGGTAAGACTTTGAAGGAATGTCAAGCATTGTACTTCCGGATGAAAGAAAACGCGTTCGTGGGTCCAAGGCCCTACTCCAGTGAGGGACTAGAGAACATTCTAAAGTCCGCACTGGGCACTCACACGTTGATGTCTGATATCCAGCACCCTAAATTGATGATAACTGGCGTTTTGGCAGACAGAAAGCCCGTAGATCTGCACTTGTTCCGGAATTACGATTCTCCAAGTGTTGTGCTCGGCGTTCCGCCCAGTGGCAAGTTCAAGGAAACATTTCCACCAGATCGCCAGCTTGTCTGGCGAGCTGCTAGAGCGACGGGAGCGGCACCATCGTACTTCAGAGCTTTTGGACGATTTCTTGATGGAGGATTGATAGCGAACAATCCGACACTAGATGCGATGACGGAAATACACGAGTACAATTTGGCATTGCGAGCCATGGGCAGAGAAGATGAAGTGAAACCTATTTCTTTGGTCGTCTCTCTGGGGACTGGGCTTATCCCGGTATCTCAGTTGAGGGAAATTGATGTCTTTCGACCTGAGAGTCTTTGGGATACGGCTAAACTTGCCATGGGAATGTCTGCATTGGGAACTCTTCTGGTAGATCAAGCTACGGCGAGTGACGGTCGTGTTGTGGATCGCGCGAGAACCTGGTGCTCCATGATTGGCGTTCCGTATTATAGATTTAGTCCTCAAATGTCGGATGAAATTCCGATGGATGAGCGAAGTGATGAGAAGCTGGTCAACATGATCTGGGAAGCAAAGGCATTCATGCATGCCAATCGGGATCAGGTGAAAGAGTTAGCATCTGTTTTAGGTTGCCACTAG